Within the Marixanthomonas sp. SCSIO 43207 genome, the region GAAGTAAAGTGAGGGTTTGAGGGTTTTGAGGCTGTTCAGTCTTTCTTCCCTCAAATTTTTTCCATAATTATAATAAATTCATTTACCATTGTTGTAACATTCGCACCTTTTTTATTGCTAGGGCTTGTTTTATTTGGCATTCTTTTATTTGGTATGCTTCTTACAAAAGTATCAATATGTTTAAAGTCATTTGCTTCAAATGCCTCTATAGTAAAATAATCTAAAGGTATCTGCACACCTTTTACATTTCTGTTTCCAACAACATAGCAAATTCTACCTTCTTTTCTTATCGCTTTAGAAACATTAGTTATAGATTTATAATAATCATCCAAAAAAGAAAGGACTTCATAATATCTTTTTTCGTCTATCGCTTTTATTTCTTTTAACTCATTCTTGATAGATTCTGTTTTTAATGTAAAATCTTTTATTTTCGTTCCCCCCATTAAGAGATTATCTATTTTTTTTGCATTTTCAAATTTAAACCATTCGTTAGCCCATCTTGAAAATTGTCCATAAGCAACAGTAGTTTTAGAATCACCATAAGGTGGTGATGTTACCACTAAATCAACACTACCTTCTTTAATATAATGTTTGGGTATTTCATTTACTGTATTAAAATCTGCAATTACTACTTTACTTTTATTGTTTATTTTATTGAAGTCTTCTAATCCTTTTATATTTCTTTCTATTTTATTTATAAATAACTTAAAGGTTTGAGGGTTGTGTAAGTGTAGTTTTTCTTTTGCTATTCTATATCGTTTAAACTCACCATTCCTTGTATAGGAAACCTCTCTAACACACTCTGAAAGAGCTAACAAAAAGAAATCTCTAATTGTTTCAGGGTATGTGTTTATAATATTAGTTAAATAATATAACTCTTCAGCATTTTCTTTACTATACCAAAAATCTACATTTGTAATATGGTCTAAATCTACATTTTCAGGGCGTTTGTAATTTTCTATTGCGTTTATTGTTTTTGAAAAGTATTTTTCAATAAGACCCTCGTTAAAGTTTGTTGTTTTGACAGAAGAAATAAATCTTGCTAATGGATTTAAATCAGTTCCAATTGCATTTATCCCTTGTATTTTAGCTTCAACTAAAGTGGTTCCAGACCCCATATAAGGGTCAAGTATATTTTCAAGTTTACCTTTTGGTTTATAATCTTGTATTAATTTTCTAGCTATTTGTGGTATCATCATAGCAGGATATGTATGATAAGAATGCGTGTACTCTTTAGTGTCACTGGTTCTAAAGTCCCATTCGTCTGTATATGTCCTTTTGTATTCTTTAATTTTCATTTTACAAATATAGTAAAATATACATTACTCACAATATGTGGGTGTTTATTTTTTAACATAAATATATTTTTGCTCACAAATTGTTGGTAAAATGAAATCTGAAATACAATTAAGTGTAATTAATATTATTAGAGAATTAAGAAATGATAATGATTTATCTCAAGCGGGTTTTGCAGATATTATAGGTGTTAGTTATGGTATGATTGGTAATATTGAATCAACAAAATTTAGTCACAAATATACAATTGAACAACTTCAAAAAGCTACTCAATTTTTTTCATTTCCTTTTGAAAGATTGTTTATGTCGGAACTCGAGGCTAACAAAAATAAAAGAGAGGTTATTGATTTATTAATAGAAAGAATTAAAATTTATGATAGATAAAACAAAAATTGAAAAAGAGTTTAATAGGATTAAAAGTTTAGGTTTTATTCCGAGTAGAAGAAAACATAATACAGGTATAGGTAAAACATTTGAAGATTATTTAGGTGTAACTGAAAATAATGATAAACTACCAGATTTTGATGGTTTTGAGGTTAAAAGTCAAAGAGCTTTAACTAGTTCTTTTCTAACTCTTTTTACTAAAAGTCCAACTGGTCCTAAACAAGCTAATACTTATTTAAGAGATAAATATGGTGAAGAATACGAGGAATATCCTGGCTTAAAAAAGTTACATACATCAATTTTTTCAAATAAGTTTAATACTTATAAATTAAGAACAGGCTTTATTATAGTTAATGATAAAGAAAATTCTGTAGTTCGTTTAGAGGTGAAAGATTTAGTTACCGGTGAAATAACAGACAAGTCTGTATATTGGTCATATGAAGATCTATCGAAAGCATTACATAAAAAATTACAAGCATTATTTTATGTTAATGCTGAAACTCGTAAAGTAAATGGAGTAGAAGAATTTCATTATACTCAAGCGGATATTTATTTAAACCCTACTTTAGAAAACTTACTAAAATTAATTGATGAAGGTAAATTAATGGTAGATATTCGTATAGGTTCTTATAAAAGTGGGCGTAATAAAGGTAAGACTCACGATCACGGTACAGGTTTCCGAATCAGACCATCTGATTTAAGTTTGCTTTATAATGATACTTTAGATATTGACTAGTTGTTTCTTTTAAATATTCACTCACATATATTTTGATAGATATATTAAAATCTATATTAAAACTACTTTTAATAGGTTTAATACCAGCCTTTTTGCTTTTTGTATCAAAAAGTGATTATGTGTTAGATTATCTTATTGATAATGATTTTTTAATTACCATAGATAACAAAGAAGTTGTAAAATTTTGGCTCTTTTTATTAGGCACATTGATAGGTGCTCTTATTATTCCTGTAAAACTT harbors:
- a CDS encoding DNA methyltransferase codes for the protein MKIKEYKRTYTDEWDFRTSDTKEYTHSYHTYPAMMIPQIARKLIQDYKPKGKLENILDPYMGSGTTLVEAKIQGINAIGTDLNPLARFISSVKTTNFNEGLIEKYFSKTINAIENYKRPENVDLDHITNVDFWYSKENAEELYYLTNIINTYPETIRDFFLLALSECVREVSYTRNGEFKRYRIAKEKLHLHNPQTFKLFINKIERNIKGLEDFNKINNKSKVVIADFNTVNEIPKHYIKEGSVDLVVTSPPYGDSKTTVAYGQFSRWANEWFKFENAKKIDNLLMGGTKIKDFTLKTESIKNELKEIKAIDEKRYYEVLSFLDDYYKSITNVSKAIRKEGRICYVVGNRNVKGVQIPLDYFTIEAFEANDFKHIDTFVRSIPNKRMPNKTSPSNKKGANVTTMVNEFIIIMEKI
- a CDS encoding helix-turn-helix transcriptional regulator, coding for MKSEIQLSVINIIRELRNDNDLSQAGFADIIGVSYGMIGNIESTKFSHKYTIEQLQKATQFFSFPFERLFMSELEANKNKREVIDLLIERIKIYDR
- a CDS encoding MvaI/BcnI restriction endonuclease family protein, with translation MIDKTKIEKEFNRIKSLGFIPSRRKHNTGIGKTFEDYLGVTENNDKLPDFDGFEVKSQRALTSSFLTLFTKSPTGPKQANTYLRDKYGEEYEEYPGLKKLHTSIFSNKFNTYKLRTGFIIVNDKENSVVRLEVKDLVTGEITDKSVYWSYEDLSKALHKKLQALFYVNAETRKVNGVEEFHYTQADIYLNPTLENLLKLIDEGKLMVDIRIGSYKSGRNKGKTHDHGTGFRIRPSDLSLLYNDTLDID